One part of the Solanum dulcamara chromosome 8, daSolDulc1.2, whole genome shotgun sequence genome encodes these proteins:
- the LOC129901332 gene encoding cytochrome P450 CYP72A616-like: MAAATIIATMVGILVAYFCGKVLYTIWWWPKMIEKKLKKEGIHGEPYKLLFGNLKEMTKMSREAKKQALLNHDIVPWASPFLIHLSNTYKKIFVVWAGPTPRVTVTDPKLVKEVVNRYNEFQKCESNAFIDMFVTGLASYNGKKWDTHRKILNPAFHVEKIKRLFPAFCECCDELINRWEELVNKKGSCELDVADEFLNVGGDVISRAAFGSNIEEGRSIFLLQKEQCELILASPFTLFFPLLRFFPTASNRKAWYIHKKVISLIRGIIEKREDAVRRGVSNNDDILGLLLKGGLSTHDVIEECKEFYLAGQDTTTALLSWTLVVLSMHPEWQDKARNEVFQVIGKNKPKFEDLNQLKIMNMIFQEVLRLYPALTLMRSTSKSTKLGDMTIPSGVQMFVPIYLIHRDPQVWGEDALTFNPERFSEGVSKAAKEQMYFPFGWGPRMCVGNNFGMVEAKLVLSSILQRFWFELSPSYIHAPNLTLVMKPQYGAQIILHKL, translated from the exons ATGGCAGCTGCAACAATAATTGCTACAATGGTTGGGATTTTGGTGGCCtatttttgtgggaaagtgTTGTACACAATATGGTGGTGGCCAAAGATGATAGAAAAGAAGCTGAAGAAGGAAGGTATCCATGGAGAGCCCTACAAACTGCTGTTTGGGAATCTTAAAGAGATGACGAAAATGTCTAGAGAAGCAAAGAAACAAGCCTTGTTGAATCATGATATTGTTCCTTGGGCTAGTCCTTTTCTTATCCATCTTTCTAACACGTATA AGAAAATATTTGTGGTGTGGGCTGGACCGACGCCTCGAGTGACCGTAACAGATCCAAAGCTAGTTAAAGAAGTGGTGAACAGATATAATGAATTCCAGAAGTGTGAATCCAATGCTTTCATCGACATGTTTGTTACTGGACTTGCTAGTTACAACGGTAAAAAATGGGACACCCACAGAAAGATACTTAACCCTGCTTTTCATGTAGAGAAGATAAAG AGGCTGTTCCCAGCATTTTGTGAGTGTTGTGATGAACTGATAAATAGATGGGAGGAATTGGTTAACAAAAAAGGAAGTTGTGAGTTGGATGTGGCAGACGAGTTTCTTAACGTAGGTGGAGATGTTATATCAAGGGCTGCATTTGGTAGCAATATTGAAGAAGGAAGGTCCATTTTCCTACTTCAAAAGGAGCAGTGTGAGCTTATTTTGGCTTCTCCATTCACCCTTTTCTTTCCCTTACTAAG ATTCTTTCCAACAGCATCAAACAGAAAAGCATGGTACATCCACAAGAAAGTTATATCATTGATaagaggaataatagagaagcgAGAAGACGCCGTGCGTAGAGGAGTGTCAAACAATGATGATATTTTAGGGTTACTCCTTAAAGGAGGACTATCAACCCATGATGTGATTGAAGAATGTAAAGAATTCTACCTTGCAGGACAAGATACAACCACAGCTTTGCTCTCTTGGACATTGGTTGTCTTGAGCATGCACCCTGAGTGGCAAGACAAAGCTAGGAATGAAGTGTTTCAAGTCATTGGGAAAAACAAACCAAAGTTTGAGGACTTGAATCAACTAAAAATA ATGAACATGATCTTCCAAGAGGTGTTGAGATTATATCCAGCACTCACCCTTATGCGTAGTACATCAAAGAGCACAAAATTGGGAGACATGACCATTCCGTCAGGAGTACAAATGTTTGTGCCTATATATCTAATACATCGCGATCCACAAGTATGGGGAGAGGATGCATTGACGTTCAATCCAGAGAGGTTCTCAGAAGGAGTATCTAAAGCTGCAAAAGAGCAGATGTATTTCCCCTTTGGTTGGGGTCCTCGAATGTGCGTCGGTAACAACTTTGGTATGGTGGAAGCTAAGCTGGTTTTATCATCAATTCTACAGCGCTTTTGGTTTGAGCTTTCTCCTTCCTACATTCATGCTCCTAATCTCACACTCGTTATGAAGCCTCAGTATGGGGCTCAGATAATTCTGCACAAACTTTGA